The genomic segment AACTGTATTGCTCTATTGCTTTTGCTGTTCAGACCTTTCTTCTCCATGAGGAGCTGAGGTGCTATGCTGAGGTCAATCAGAAATACCCTTAGCTGATAACAAGATTTATGAGCAGAATATCAACTTCATCTTGAAAAAGTCACCAAGGTGTGCCTGGGAGGCCTACACTGTAGCCTGGGTGTAATTCCTTAATGTGCTAATGCTGGTATAAGCCTGTTACTTGGGAAGGTTAATGCTGCTGGTGTATTGGTTAATTCCCTTACATGAACCAACTTGCTTCAAGaacctctcccagctcctggcatATAGTCCATCATGTGAAAAGTACTGGTCTGACTCGGGCTTTGCTTAAATGCCACATCAAGAAGTTCTGCTGTGGAATTTGTTTGTGGTGCTTACTGCAGCACTTATCATGAAGTTTTCCCTTTTGCCCCTCTGAAGTGAGAAATTCATTTCCTGACAAGTTTAGTTTTGTAAAAGATTTGAGACCTTGCAGGTGTGCCAGAGCCCCATACCTGGCCTGTCTTCCCCAGCTCACCACTAGCCCTGGTTAGAATGATGTTCCAAGTCTTCTTTCTGAGAAATGTCTTCTCCTGCAGGGACTTGCGAAACAATGAGATCTCCTGGGCCATAGAAGATGCGAGCGAAGCTTTTGTGGGACTCAGCAGGCTGGATAAACTGTATGTATTACAAATTAGGGGAGCAACAGCATTTCCCAGGCATGCAGAGAGGGAGAGTGCAAAATATTAAGTAATTGTCAGTCAATGACATGAGGTAGAAAGCCTTTCTCACAGTGTTTCCACTTGTGTGTAACAACCACTCAATGTAGTCCTGGGTTCCTTGTACAGGGGCATTAGATCTATGTAGCACTGCATTTCCTTACAGCACCAATTTGATGAGATGAAGCATAGGTATTTGATTGCATTTATTATTGAATACCTCACTCCCTCTGTGTGATGATTGTcattttttgtgtttctttggtTTGGGTAGAAGTTACTACTTATcaaaaaaacaacccccaaaataCAAAGTATTTTTGAGCAAATTTGAAACACTATTGCATTAACAAACTGCTTGATACTTAGACTGTGCACTTTTCATCCAGTGCCACGGTGTTTTCTGGGAAGCTCCATCCTGTGTAGTTACAAACTTTGTTTATAACAAATAACCTGGTGTGAGGGTGCGGTCAGGAAGTTGTGTGGTGGTAGCAGGTTGGTATTAGGAAGTTATTGCTCCATTCCCAAGTTCTACTTATTGCTCTTTCATCCTCCTGACTTAAAGTATTTTCTGACACATTTCTGATCCAAATCTCTAAGttgaaaatagaaaagaagcCCTGTTCTCAGGAAAAATAGTTGAGCCTTTAAACTAAAAAGAATAGTATTTAGTCCTTTATCTCagctacaattaaaaaaaatgtagttaAGCATCATAGGGTATTTCTTTTGGGTCTTGTTTCTGAACTCATATTAACATTCAGACTGGTTTCTGGGCCTTTATTTTCAGAATCTTGCAGGGAAACCAAATTAAGTCAATTACCAAAAAAGCATTCTCTGGTCTCGAAGGACTTAAACATCTGTAAGTATTTTAATTTGTAGAACTCCTAATTATTTGTCAACTTTAGTCATGTGTTCTTTGTGAGATTTTCAAGTATTTAACTGAAGGCAGCATATGAAATCACACTGACTCCTCATTGTACTCTTTGCTTAACTTACAGAGATTTAAGCAACAATGCAATAATGTCCATCCAAGAAAATGCCTTTGCCCAGGCTCAGCTGAAGGAGTTGTAAGTTCACAGCAATTATTTAGAGATTGTTTACAAGCCCTGCATTGGAAAGAATTCTTCAGCCATTGTAGGGTTGTTTGAAGTTGTCTGAAGTGTGCCTGCTTTCATTGTGAAATATTTGCTGCAATGCTGGTAAAATACCAACTCAAAGTTGGTAGCAGAATATTTAGATTTAAGGTTTGATGAAATCTTCAACTGCATTTCCTTATTTGCAATTAGGAGGAGTTAACTTTTTCTTACAGTACTGAACCATTAAGCTTTTCCTGTCCTGATTTTGCAGCAGGCTCAGTACTGCATGTAGACAGTGAACAAAACAAATAATTCATCAGGAATCTCTCAGGGGGATTAGCAAACCCTGtgtttttcttcctatttttgGGGGATAGGGAAAGGCTTTAAAATTCACAGCTAAACAAGATTTTCTATGTACTCAGCAGATGTTTAAGCTGATAGGGTCTCTTGTGGTCTTCAGACATCTGAAGTAGTATAATGTGAAATGACCTTCACACCCAAGACTAATACTACTGTAATGCAGTCCTTTCTGTGAGATAAAGTCTCTGACTGTTGTAATCTGGTCTAAAACTGTTTACTACTCCATTAGTTaaccttggccagatggacttAGTCTGCAAGATCTGCTGCTGTGAGGAGACTATTTCAGGTATTAAAGTTGCCTCCTCTGATGTATTTTAAAAACGATGAGTCATTGATATGTGCAGGCAAAGAGCAGGATGGAATCCTGGCTTGTTTGGTGCCTCTTTTCTCCCATGACTGGCTGCATCTTAGGATAGATCACTTCTTATTAAATGCTAGACTGTTGCAAGTCAGTCAAACTCATATTTGGAGTATGGCAAATAAAATTCAGCCCCCATGTCTTGAAGTCAGTTCAGAGGTGGCGTCTGGCTCTCCAGCGAATGAGTGATAATACTTGGGAAACTTTGAAAGCAGATGGTAGGAAAGAAGACACCCATCAATTGCTTTCTGTTGGTAGGTTTTCTGTGGAGCAGAGAAAACGAGCTGCAGTTGATATCTGTATGAAACGAATCACTTTTGGCCTTAAATATTTATCAGCTGGCATTAAAATGAGAATTGAGGCTTTTGCTCATTTCATAATGGCAGTTGTGTTTAGTTTGAAACATGAAGCTGAGCTGCAATGTTGTGTTCTTTAAATTGCTTTAAAGAGGAATGAGATAATTGTAAAGACAGGCTTAGTGGTTTTGGGATTGTTTTTTTAGAAGTTGAAACTCTGAGTTTATATTCTCCAGGATTAAAATGAAATGTTAGGTTTTAATGATGATATAGAGAGACTGATTCTAGCATAAATACCCAAGATTTTATAATAAATACCTGCAAGTATAAAATAATACTGTAAATATGATATGTCTGTATGTGTATGCTTTAAGTTGCTTTGCTGTGTGAAATCACATGTATGCATGTAAAATAAACTTCACTCACCCTTTTGTTTTGCCCTGTTTCTGCAGAGTGTTGAACACAAGCAGTTTGCTTTGTGATTGCCAGTTGAAATGGCTGCCCCAGTGGCTCAGTGAGAACCATTTGCTGCAGGCTGTCAGTGTCAGCTGTGCTCACCCTGAGTGGTTGGTAGGACAAAGCCTTCTCAGTGTGGATCCTGATGACTTTGTTTGTGGTTTGTATTTTTAGTGACTTTTGATACAAAAGCACAGTAACACAAGTCATGTAGCTGAAATCAGGCTGTAGTTCTGGGGAGGTACTTGGTCCTGGCCATGGTGCCCATGTACATCCCTGAGTCTGCTGTAAGTTTGGGGTTTAATTCTGTATCTCTTTCCTCTGTTTTGTGGTGTTTGAGCACTGAAGTCAACCCAAAGGAGTAGTGCTGTTGGGCATTGTTTTTTATTTAGCTTACTGTTAAGAAAGGATTATGCTTTCATTCTCCCTGCTTATGACTGCCTTTAGCTTTGTAAGGTCTGTTTGACACTTTCTTCCTGCTTCTTGCCCGTACCAGCAGAATATTGCAGAATCATAAAatagtttgagttggaagggaccttaaaatcatccagttccaacccctgccatagacagggacaccttccatgagAACAGGTTGCACCAAGCCCTGCTCAACCTGGCATGCGCTcttccaggaatgggacagccacagctctgggcaAAAATTAGAGTAGCTCAGGCTCTGGCACATTTTCTGGTGTTCCATAACTGTGATGTTTATGGTGGTCTGAAACTCTTTGCCCAGAGTCTGCGTGAAGCCTGTGGCAGGCCtgatgtttccttttcctggtgAGCAAACTTATAACAGTTATTTGTGTATGTGCAATTCTTTCATTGCTTTGGTGGCAAAGGCTACAGTAGTAATCATGTAGGTCATGCACCCACTTCTCTACTCCAGTACCACCACAGTGGCATCTGACAGAGCTCTGCATGTGCCTGTGGGAGTGTCTTGGCTGAATTTATGGAtatggaaataattttcatCAAGTGGGATGAGTTAGTAGAGTTCCAGCTTGTTATGCTTTGTGCTTGTAGAACTTCAAGGCTCTTCAGGGTACTTAAACTATCTGAAAGTAAGTCTCAGTCCTTCATAAAATGGTCTGGCTCTTCAGCTGAGCAGGATTTTTGAGTGTGATCTAAACATAGCAAGTTTCAGAAGTTGGACAAAAGGcagggctgctcagcaccacatTTCTACACTGATTGTTTTCAATGCTGATTCTTCTGCCTCCTTCACAGCTTGATTCCCAGGTCAAAATAGCTGAATTTGTGCCCCTCAAGCAGGACATCTGTTCCcaaagttttggttttgtttgcattCTTTTGAGTGAGTTTTTTTGCAATATTAATTCAAGTTTAAGAGGAAAGTAGCTGATCTTCGTGCTTTTCTTTTCAGATAATTTCCCTAAACCGCAGATCAGAGTGCACCCAGAGACCACGGTGGCCCTGCGAGGCGCAAATGTGACCCTGATGTGcactgctgtgagcagcagtgaCTCGCCCATGGCCACGGCCTGGCGCAAAGACAGCGAGGTCCTCTATGAAGCTGATGTTGAGAACTTTGCCAGGTACCAGCAGCAAAGTGGGGAGGTGCTGGAATACACCACTGTCCTGCACCTCTTCAATGTGAATTTCACTGATGAAGGGAAATACCAGTGCATTGTCACCAATCACTTTGGCTCCAATTATTCCAATAAAGCCAAGCTGACTGTCAATGGTAAGTGATAATGGTAAAAAAGGAGAAACACTCTGAACCCAAAACTCCATTTAAGTAGCTACAAGTCTATTTTTCACTAAAGCTGGCCCAAAATACTCTTGCAAATATCAATGGGATTTAGATGTATCGCACATAATTTTATAAAGCTGGaaagaagtgattttttttttttttttttgtggatgaAAAGCCTCTTCACTTTTTTGACAGTGGCATTTATCTCCCATATGTTATTAGGACACAATTAGTTGTTCATTTTGTTAATTTGAGGTGGAATTCTTTAAACTAAAAGCTCCCTCTACTGTTGTCTCAGAACTCAGCACCTTTCCCACATGTTTGTAAAACTGGGGAAAGACTCATCAGAAAATAAGTGGTAAAAACTCTGAAAAGTCAAAagtgaagtattttttttttatttttagccaTCATGATTGTCTTCTTACCTCCCTTCCCTCAAAATAAACAATGTTCACATCAGTCAGCAGACCACTGGTCCCCACAGTACCTCAGAGCAGAGGCGATGAGATGGAAGCTTGCCTTCCCTGttagcagagaagaaaaatgtgatAAAGATTTTTCCCTTGATTCTTTCCATGAGAAATCATCTTCTTCCCTTCATCGTCTTAGAGGAActtaatggctttaaactgaaatagAGTATGTTTgcattggatattaggaagaaatttctcCCTGTGAGgttggcacaggctgcccagagcagctgtgggtgccccatccctatAAGTGTTCAACGCCAGGCTGGACAGGTCTTGGAGCAGGCTGGgagagtggaaggtgtccttgcccttGGGCATATATTGTCTGAAGGATCTCTTCCAAATCAAagcattctgtggttctatgaACACTGTAGGTACTGCATTTAAATTTTGGGAGAAAGACTCTTAAAAATAACCACTCAAAATTTGTGCAGTTCTTCAGAAGAATCTGTTGCTCTCTCTTATGGAGTGTTTCAGATATGTTTTCAAATTTCCTCTCTACTTTGGAGCTTTTGCTGCATTTTACGTGACAATGAAAATGCTGAATTGATGTCCCCTTTGTTCCAGAGCTCCCTTCTTTCCTGAAAACTCCCATGGATCTCACTATCCGCACCGGGGCCATGGCCCGCCTGGAGTGTGCTGCTGAGGGCCACCCGCCCCCACAGATCTCCTGGCAGAAAGATGGTGGCACAGACTTCCctgctgcaagagagaggaggATGCATGTCATGCCTGAGGATGACGTGTTCTTCATTGCAAATGTGAAGATGGAAGACATGGGGATCTACAGCTGCATGGCCCAGAACGTCGCAGGGGGACTGTCAGCCAATGCTACCCTGACTGTGCTGGGTAGGTGTGACTGGCCTGTACTGGCAGATGGATCCCTGCACATCTGCGGTGGAAGTGTAGCTCAGCTATAAGTAGCAAGTTGAAATGGTGGAGAATGAAGTTAAAATACATGGAGCAGCACTTGGTGTGATGTTTACACAGTGAAGCTTTAGAACCTGagttgcagagctgcctggtggAGTTGGAGTTAGTGTGATCTTTGCAGGGAGCTGAGGGGCATATCTTAGTCCAGCAGTGTAGATCAGGCAAGTAATTTGTGTTGCCTTATAGCAAATTTTGTCACAGGTAACAAACTTGCCACAAAGAAGACCGATGGGATCTTGGGATGCATGAGAAAGAGCATTGCCAGTAGGTCAGcgaggtgatcctgcccctctgctcagccctagTGAGGCACaactggagtgctgtgtccagttctgagcTCCTCAGGACAAGAGGGATTCAGAGTCCCTGGAGCAAgtccagcagaggctgcagagatgatgaagggactggagcatcaCTCTTAGAAGGAAATGGtgaatggttggacttgataatCTTAGAGGCCTTTTCAAACCTAAATGATTTCATGTTTCTGTGAAAGGCTTATGGAACTGGGCTTGTTCAACCTTGAGAAAAGATGGCTGAGAGGAGCCCTCATCAATGTGTGTCcgtgtctgcagggaggggtCACAGGATGGACCTGGCTCTGCTTGGTGCTGCTCAGCAATGGGACAAGAGGccatgggcagaaactgatgcacagcaAGTTCTGCATGAAtgtgaggaagaacttctttactgtgcaggaacaggctgcccagagtgGAGTCTCCCTCGCTGGAGATGTTCCTGGATGCAATCCTGTCCCGTGTACTCTGGGAgaaccctgcttgagcagggaggtagAACCAGATGACCCACTATGGTCCCTTCCAAGCTGACCCATCCTGTGAACTATGCTGAGTAATAATGGAAGGTCAGTTCCTTCCAGACTCTTAACATTATGGCCAAATTTAGAATTGGAGTGGCACAGGTTTCCCAAAGCAActgcagctgccccatcccaggaagtACTCAAGATGCTTGggtggggcttggagcaacttggtctagtggaaggtgtccctgtctatggcaggggatgggacaggatgATTTTTGAgtttccttccaacccaaaccataaTAGTTTTCCATGATTCTTTAAAGTTATCTTACAATTTCACTTTTTGTCCCAGAAACTCCTTCCTTCATGAGGCCCCTGGAGGACAGGACAGTGACCCGAGGTGAAACTGCCGTCCTGCAGTGCATAGCTGGTGGCAGTCCTGCTCCTCGCCTCAACTGGACCAAGGACGATGGTCCCTTGACAGTCACCGAGCGGCATTTCTTCGCTGCAGCAAATCAGCTCCTCATCATTGTGGATGCAGGACTGGAGGATGCTGGGAAGTACACATGCATCATGTCCAACACACTAGGCACTGAGCGTGGCCATATTTACCTAAATGTCCTGGCTTCCCCCAACTGTGATTCTTCCCAGGGTGCCATTGTCCATGAAGAGGATGGCTGGACAACAGTAGGGATTGTGATTATCGTTGTTGTGTGTTGTGTGGTGGGAACATCCTTGGTGTGGGTTATCGTCATCTACCACATGAGGAGAAAGAATGAGGACTACAGCATCACTAACACAGGTTAAGTGTCAAATCAATAGTCTCTGGTCCTGTTTTTAGTCCAAAACACTTGATATTTCTGGGTTATTTACAAATGGATGAGATTAAAGAACTGAAGATTTCCTTCTAAAATCCCTTCAGGGTTTTGCTCAAATTCCTCAATTTTAGAAGTTATTTTAAATACCAGAAGTGTGCTAATTCTATTCCTTATACACTAGGTTGCCCTACATTGAGGGAAAACAGTAATGTTTGGAAGTAGATATTTGAAGAAATTTAGAAATGTTTTCAGGGCCTGGAATAATAGGTGTAAAGTATCTTTCTGGCCCTGTCAGCTTTGAACTGGCTGTGTAATTATTGAGGTAGAAAAATGATACCTACATGCAAGTTGAAATTCTGGATATTCTTGTTAATGTGGGGAATAGTGATGGTAATACCTTGAAATCTTTACACTGTTTAATGTTGCCAATGTTAATTCTGCCTTGCAGAGGAGATGAACCTACCTGCTGACATTCCTAGCTACCTGTCCTCCCAAGGAACACTGTCtgagcctcaggaaggctacagtaGCTTGGAGGCAGGGAGCCATCAGCAGCTGATGCCTCCAGCTGGCAGCTACATGCACAAAGGGACAGATGGTAAGCAGAGGCTTCAGGTGTGTTGCCAGTGCCTCATCAGGATGCCAGTGCACAGTCTCATCCTCACAGCTTAAGTGTCAAGATAGATCTTTATCCTGTTTCTTTCCTTTGGCATCTCAAGAGCCCAGGCAGAAGAGGTGGAAAATAGATTTTGCTTGGAAGATGACTAGCTGTGACTCCTATCCTTGGTATAAGGTTGGctggttggtttgttttaagGTTGGCTGTCTAGTTACAGTTATAACTAAAGGGTCTGCACTATTTCCCTACCTTGTTTGGACAATTTTCTGGATGTTCATGTCATTGAGCTTACAGAGATGCCTTCTTTGTCATCAAAATGCTGAGGACTCATCACTCGTTATATAGGCTGGCTTGAAAATTGATCCTCAGTGTAAATTTTTCACACCCATCCATGGTCCCTCCAGCCCAGTCCCACTGCACTAGAGTCTGTATGAGGAAGGAGTTGAGAAGCAGCTCATCTAAGTGACCGGTGTATCATCAGCTTTGATGTGTGTGGGCATGCAGGGGCAAGTCAGGTCCAAGCTGGATGTGGGCAGGTATCCCCGTTTAATCCCTAGGGTGTTTCACCCTGGTGCCCAAGCTGGCTGCACCTGCATTGAACTTTTTTGCCCATGAAATAGGGGAACATGTCTATGGTTCCCCTGGTCAGCTTTATAAGGGGACTGCTGTGGAGAATTTGGATGGGGGAACCTGAGTGATTTCTCATGTGACCTCTCAAGCCAAGTACTCTGTTACTCCCTTAACTGTAAAAAGACCCTTCAATCTGTGCTGCTATAATAAATGCTCATACCAGGACATAAAGCCTGTGGAAATCTGGCATCCTCATCCTTTTGagagtattttatttttccattgtgCTTATCAGGTGGTGCAGCACCATTAGTGATCTGCTCAGATTGTTATGACAATGCCAACATCTACTCCCGGACGCGAGAGTACTGTCCCTATGCCTTCATCGCCGAGGAGGACCCCCTGGATCAAACCCTTCCGAATCTCATGGTGCAGATGCCCAAGGAAACATACACAGCACACACCCAGAATGAAACCAATCTCTTAGCAGACAGAGATGTGCCTGTCTTCCTTGTCAACCATGACAAAAAAAGTGATAAGAAAATCTCTTCCCAGCAGATTATTGGTGAGTGtccactttttcttttgttgctttGTATTCCCTAATAACTTTGGCTTTCGTTATGCTGCCCTTCACTATTGACAAACAGCTTCAAAGGCCAGTAGTTTGTGGAATAACTCACATGTTAAACCACTTGTTCTCCAAATGCCCATGTTTCATCAGCGAGCAACAGCTTGCATCCAGTACCTGAGATTGAAGAGGGTGATGTTAAAAAGATAGAATTTAATTTGCACGTTTAAGTTTGTGAATGTGAGCCTTTGCTTATACTTCAAGGACATGTATTAACCAAGAGTTGGAGC from the Zonotrichia albicollis isolate bZonAlb1 chromosome 28, bZonAlb1.hap1, whole genome shotgun sequence genome contains:
- the LRIG2 gene encoding leucine-rich repeats and immunoglobulin-like domains protein 2 isoform X2 → MRGAGPAVRAARGPPPRGRPPLLPLLLLAAAALCARAAVAEPCAAPCSCRRGLLDCSRQRLPSGPGPRRIPPLPAGTTGLDLSHNHLLSSNWSIDLSVPTLQEVKMNYNELSEIPYFGETTSNITLLSLVHNTIPEINAEQLQVYLSLENLDLSSNLISEIKASSFPRMQLKYLNLSNNRITTLEAGCLDNLSSSLMVIKLNRNRISMIPPKIFRLPHVQFLELKRNRIKIVESLTFQGLESLKSLKMQRNGISRLMDGAFFGLGNIEELELEHNNLTEVNKGWLYGLRTLQQLYVSQNAITRISPDAWEFCQRLAELDLSYNQLTRLKESAFVGLGLLEKLNLGDNRISHIADGVFRGLTNLQTLDLRNNEISWAIEDASEAFVGLSRLDKLILQGNQIKSITKKAFSGLEGLKHLDLSNNAIMSIQENAFAQAQLKELVLNTSSLLCDCQLKWLPQWLSENHLLQAVSVSCAHPEWLVGQSLLSVDPDDFVCDNFPKPQIRVHPETTVALRGANVTLMCTAVSSSDSPMATAWRKDSEVLYEADVENFARYQQQSGEVLEYTTVLHLFNVNFTDEGKYQCIVTNHFGSNYSNKAKLTVNELPSFLKTPMDLTIRTGAMARLECAAEGHPPPQISWQKDGGTDFPAARERRMHVMPEDDVFFIANVKMEDMGIYSCMAQNVAGGLSANATLTVLETPSFMRPLEDRTVTRGETAVLQCIAGGSPAPRLNWTKDDGPLTVTERHFFAAANQLLIIVDAGLEDAGKYTCIMSNTLGTERGHIYLNVLASPNCDSSQGAIVHEEDGWTTVGIVIIVVVCCVVGTSLVWVIVIYHMRRKNEDYSITNTEEMNLPADIPSYLSSQGTLSEPQEGYSSLEAGSHQQLMPPAGSYMHKGTDGGAAPLVICSDCYDNANIYSRTREYCPYAFIAEEDPLDQTLPNLMVQMPKETYTAHTQNETNLLADRDVPVFLVNHDKKSDKKISSQQIIGAELTHLSQCSWHHPDPESTWGTTSWSKRIHFR
- the LRIG2 gene encoding leucine-rich repeats and immunoglobulin-like domains protein 2 isoform X1 — protein: MRGAGPAVRAARGPPPRGRPPLLPLLLLAAAALCARAAVAEPCAAPCSCRRGLLDCSRQRLPSGPGPRRIPPLPAGTTGLDLSHNHLLSSNWSIDLSVPTLQEVKMNYNELSEIPYFGETTSNITLLSLVHNTIPEINAEQLQVYLSLENLDLSSNLISEIKASSFPRMQLKYLNLSNNRITTLEAGCLDNLSSSLMVIKLNRNRISMIPPKIFRLPHVQFLELKRNRIKIVESLTFQGLESLKSLKMQRNGISRLMDGAFFGLGNIEELELEHNNLTEVNKGWLYGLRTLQQLYVSQNAITRISPDAWEFCQRLAELDLSYNQLTRLKESAFVGLGLLEKLNLGDNRISHIADGVFRGLTNLQTLDLRNNEISWAIEDASEAFVGLSRLDKLILQGNQIKSITKKAFSGLEGLKHLDLSNNAIMSIQENAFAQAQLKELVLNTSSLLCDCQLKWLPQWLSENHLLQAVSVSCAHPEWLVGQSLLSVDPDDFVCDNFPKPQIRVHPETTVALRGANVTLMCTAVSSSDSPMATAWRKDSEVLYEADVENFARYQQQSGEVLEYTTVLHLFNVNFTDEGKYQCIVTNHFGSNYSNKAKLTVNELPSFLKTPMDLTIRTGAMARLECAAEGHPPPQISWQKDGGTDFPAARERRMHVMPEDDVFFIANVKMEDMGIYSCMAQNVAGGLSANATLTVLETPSFMRPLEDRTVTRGETAVLQCIAGGSPAPRLNWTKDDGPLTVTERHFFAAANQLLIIVDAGLEDAGKYTCIMSNTLGTERGHIYLNVLASPNCDSSQGAIVHEEDGWTTVGIVIIVVVCCVVGTSLVWVIVIYHMRRKNEDYSITNTEEMNLPADIPSYLSSQGTLSEPQEGYSSLEAGSHQQLMPPAGSYMHKGTDGGAAPLVICSDCYDNANIYSRTREYCPYAFIAEEDPLDQTLPNLMVQMPKETYTAHTQNETNLLADRDVPVFLVNHDKKSDKKISSQQIIEPFQVPLWGGSKDLACSHPQFLHHPLAHEAPQALRSDSIANSGRDQASPRPCHRLREESFDFNRTRNIHVHSETT